One window from the genome of Candidatus Acidiferrales bacterium encodes:
- a CDS encoding T9SS type A sorting domain-containing protein encodes MRENFAIGSKIPWMISFFIIISVSISQDALTQSSYTWKSVAAGGGGFVPGIIYHPAAPGLAYARTDIGGAYRWDNSTNRWIPLTDMMNRSTYDYMGILSIAVDPKDTNRVFMETGQYTQSWAGYGALLSSTDRGNTWSIFTLPMKVGGNEDGRGCGERLQVDPNVDSIFFMGTSSFSGTSPSQPGLWKSANSGASWSSVSLFTPKNVNFVLFDPSSSSPGNPTQRIFVGAADTSGKSLYESTDGGGTWTIVSGQPQGVMAIRAVIADSLLYMTFANYQGPNGATAGSVWKYNVSTSAWTNVTPAPAPPAQGGYSGISLYPKNPNYIIVSTLDCWSPMDEVYLTTDGGTHWTGKLRSANLNHSYAPYTASGNLKPHWLASIAMDPFDSSRAVFGTGYGIWACDNLFASSPTWHFKDQNLEETVPFEIISPPFTNLLSAMADYDGFRHDSLGVPPPQGRWNPPKGTTYSIAFAGKVPSKIVKSYNNTNGSSPYAAYSIDGGTTWNDFTTYPSGTTAGGSWGQLSITISADGNTIVWSPAGASMSYSTDNGKTWTGCGGGVPSSVQPKADPVNPEKFYVFDATSMGQIWVSTNAGKTFSKGAGGLPTVPSYQAQDGLITTVPGIEGDLWICTGSGGLHHSTNSGSSVSKMSSVNTAWLLGAGKSSTPGGYPALYLWGIINGTLGIFRSDNTGASWIRVNDDAHQFGYLYYVTGDPRVYGRCYVSTGGRGILYGEPANSDTTDNPTTINFAPAPGDSLRHFYQNLSVSWSRSFDPLGKPVTYVMHFFGPGVDTTFTTVDTTDTFSVGNIQPLSNYVLTGFATNGFDTTASANAIGFVTASSLTEVRQAPGIPASFALYQNFPNPFNPTTIIRYQLPAASSVTLKLYDVLGREVETLVNGVNKPGKHEVKFDGTKFASGVYFCTLNTGSFIQSRKLVLLK; translated from the coding sequence ATGCGTGAAAATTTTGCCATCGGGTCTAAGATACCATGGATGATTTCTTTTTTTATCATTATCTCAGTTTCAATCTCCCAGGATGCTTTGACGCAGAGCAGCTACACATGGAAGAGCGTAGCAGCCGGAGGCGGCGGATTTGTTCCCGGCATAATTTATCATCCCGCAGCTCCGGGGCTTGCTTACGCGCGAACAGACATCGGCGGCGCATATCGATGGGATAATTCCACAAATCGATGGATACCGTTGACCGATATGATGAACAGAAGCACTTACGATTACATGGGCATCCTGTCAATCGCTGTTGATCCAAAGGATACAAACCGCGTCTTCATGGAAACAGGCCAATACACACAGTCGTGGGCGGGATACGGAGCTTTACTATCTTCAACCGATCGTGGCAATACATGGTCAATATTCACTCTCCCGATGAAGGTCGGCGGAAACGAGGACGGACGCGGATGCGGCGAGCGACTGCAGGTCGACCCCAATGTTGACTCTATATTCTTCATGGGAACATCTTCCTTCTCCGGGACAAGTCCCTCCCAGCCTGGACTTTGGAAATCAGCCAACTCCGGAGCATCATGGTCGAGCGTTTCCTTGTTCACTCCTAAGAATGTGAATTTCGTCCTCTTTGATCCTTCAAGCTCTTCTCCCGGGAATCCGACACAAAGGATATTTGTGGGCGCGGCTGATACCAGCGGCAAAAGTCTATATGAGAGCACAGACGGCGGCGGAACATGGACTATCGTTTCCGGACAACCGCAAGGCGTTATGGCGATCAGGGCCGTCATCGCAGACAGCCTCCTTTACATGACGTTCGCAAATTACCAAGGCCCAAACGGCGCGACCGCAGGATCCGTCTGGAAATACAACGTAAGCACCTCTGCCTGGACAAACGTTACTCCAGCTCCAGCACCACCAGCCCAGGGTGGGTATAGTGGCATATCATTATATCCCAAAAATCCGAATTATATTATCGTCAGCACACTCGATTGCTGGTCTCCTATGGACGAAGTCTACCTGACGACGGATGGTGGAACACACTGGACCGGCAAGCTTCGAAGTGCGAACTTGAATCACAGCTATGCTCCTTATACAGCAAGCGGGAACCTTAAACCGCATTGGCTTGCTTCGATTGCGATGGATCCTTTCGACTCAAGCAGGGCAGTGTTCGGGACAGGATATGGAATCTGGGCTTGTGATAATCTCTTTGCGTCGTCGCCAACATGGCATTTCAAAGACCAAAATTTGGAGGAGACAGTTCCATTCGAAATTATCAGCCCTCCCTTCACAAACTTGCTTTCTGCGATGGCGGACTATGATGGCTTCAGACATGACAGTCTCGGCGTTCCGCCTCCGCAAGGAAGATGGAATCCTCCGAAAGGCACAACATATTCAATTGCCTTTGCCGGAAAAGTCCCATCGAAAATAGTCAAGTCGTACAACAACACAAACGGGTCATCGCCCTACGCTGCCTATTCTATTGATGGCGGCACAACATGGAATGATTTCACCACGTATCCAAGCGGAACAACCGCCGGAGGCAGCTGGGGCCAGCTCTCGATCACAATATCTGCAGATGGAAACACGATCGTGTGGTCACCGGCAGGCGCATCTATGTCTTACAGCACTGACAACGGGAAAACGTGGACTGGCTGCGGCGGAGGAGTGCCGTCCTCCGTGCAACCAAAGGCCGACCCGGTAAATCCCGAGAAGTTCTACGTTTTTGATGCGACCTCGATGGGGCAAATTTGGGTTTCCACCAACGCCGGCAAAACATTCTCAAAAGGCGCCGGAGGTCTACCAACGGTGCCGAGCTATCAAGCACAAGACGGACTTATAACCACCGTGCCGGGCATTGAAGGAGATTTGTGGATATGTACCGGCAGCGGAGGGTTACACCACTCAACAAACTCTGGATCATCCGTGTCGAAAATGAGCAGTGTTAATACTGCCTGGCTGTTAGGAGCAGGTAAATCCTCAACGCCAGGAGGATATCCGGCACTTTATCTGTGGGGGATCATAAACGGGACCCTCGGCATCTTCCGTTCGGATAATACAGGCGCGTCATGGATCCGAGTAAACGATGATGCTCACCAATTTGGCTATCTGTATTATGTGACGGGTGACCCGAGAGTATACGGAAGATGTTATGTCTCGACCGGAGGTCGCGGAATTCTTTACGGCGAGCCGGCGAACAGCGACACAACTGACAACCCGACGACGATCAACTTCGCTCCCGCACCCGGCGACAGCTTGAGACATTTTTATCAGAACCTCTCAGTTTCCTGGTCAAGGTCTTTCGATCCGCTGGGAAAACCAGTTACTTATGTAATGCATTTTTTTGGGCCGGGTGTGGATACGACCTTCACGACCGTCGACACAACCGACACATTTTCTGTCGGCAACATCCAGCCATTAAGCAACTATGTTCTTACAGGGTTCGCCACAAACGGATTCGACACGACCGCTTCTGCAAACGCTATTGGGTTTGTCACGGCGTCTTCGTTAACCGAGGTCAGGCAGGCGCCGGGAATTCCGGCAAGCTTTGCGCTGTATCAAAATTTTCCGAATCCATTCAACCCGACCACGATAATTCGCTATCAACTTCCGGCTGCCAGCAGTGTCACACTGAAACTTTACGATGTACTTGGGAGAGAAGTCGAGACCTTGGTGAACGGAGTTAATAAGCCAGGGAAACATGAGGTTAAATTCGACGGGACCAAATTTGCGAGCGGAGTTTATTTCTGCACTCTAAACACCGGGAGTTTTATCCAATCAAGAAAATTAGTCCTGCTGAAATAG
- a CDS encoding glycoside hydrolase family 27 protein has translation MKKSLLTGLVLSVAFLLFGNAHSQQFEDIALTPPMGWNTWNKFGCNVNEQMIRDMADAMIVSGMRDAGYVYINIDDCWHGERDSLGFIHPDSARFPHGMKALADYVHSKGLKLGIYSDAGYKTCAGKPGSRGFEYQDALMYAKWGIDYLKYDWCNTEGMCQLGAYMTMRDALYTAGRPMVFSICEWGTSRPWEWGKGVGNLWRTTGDISANFEKNIDHGTWIQLSVLSILDQQDSLRKYAGPGHWNDPDMLEVGNGMTNSEDRAHFSMWCMLAAPLIAGNDLTAMTKATKDILTNKEVIAVDQDSLGIEGFKYSSNDSVEIWFKPLEQGNWAMCFLNRGTTPKPVSFDFLKEQVTDSLSGRGIENAEYTLHNLWTHKDIGTTKKKLRGVVSGHDVSMLELVRNKN, from the coding sequence ATGAAAAAATCTTTACTCACAGGATTAGTTTTGTCGGTCGCCTTTCTATTGTTCGGAAACGCTCACTCACAGCAATTCGAGGATATCGCTCTTACGCCGCCGATGGGGTGGAATACATGGAACAAATTCGGATGCAATGTGAATGAGCAAATGATTCGCGATATGGCGGACGCCATGATTGTGTCGGGCATGAGAGACGCCGGGTACGTTTACATAAATATCGACGATTGCTGGCACGGCGAGCGAGATAGTCTAGGGTTCATTCATCCGGATTCCGCGCGGTTCCCCCACGGCATGAAGGCTCTCGCGGACTATGTCCATTCCAAGGGATTGAAATTAGGAATATACTCGGATGCCGGATATAAGACCTGCGCGGGCAAACCAGGCAGCCGGGGATTCGAATATCAGGATGCACTCATGTACGCAAAATGGGGGATCGATTATTTGAAGTATGATTGGTGCAACACGGAAGGAATGTGCCAGCTCGGTGCTTACATGACGATGCGGGATGCGCTGTACACTGCAGGAAGGCCGATGGTGTTCAGCATCTGCGAGTGGGGTACGAGTAGACCGTGGGAATGGGGAAAGGGGGTCGGCAACCTGTGGCGGACGACCGGAGACATCTCAGCCAACTTCGAAAAAAACATAGATCATGGCACATGGATACAGTTAAGTGTTCTGTCAATCCTGGATCAGCAAGACAGTCTGAGAAAGTATGCCGGACCCGGTCACTGGAACGATCCCGATATGCTGGAAGTCGGCAACGGTATGACGAATAGCGAAGACCGCGCGCATTTCTCGATGTGGTGCATGCTGGCTGCCCCGTTGATTGCAGGAAACGATTTGACCGCTATGACCAAAGCGACCAAGGATATTCTCACAAACAAAGAGGTAATTGCGGTCGATCAGGATTCTCTCGGCATAGAGGGCTTCAAGTATTCTTCGAACGACAGCGTAGAGATTTGGTTCAAACCTCTCGAGCAAGGGAACTGGGCGATGTGTTTTCTAAATAGGGGCACAACGCCGAAACCTGTCTCCTTCGATTTCCTGAAGGAACAGGTCACCGATAGCCTTTCAGGAAGAGGTATTGAAAATGCCGAGTATACCCTTCACAACTTGTGGACGCATAAAGACATCGGCACGACGAAGAAGAAATTGAGGGGTGTCGTATCTGGACACGATGTGTCGATGCTTGAGCTCGTCAGGAACAAGAACTAG
- the mgrA gene encoding L-glyceraldehyde 3-phosphate reductase, with amino-acid sequence MYLPNEHRYEKMKYNRCGRSGIDLPAISLGLWHNFGGVDVIENSRAMARRAFDLGITHFDLANNYGPPPGSAEETMGYILRHDLHGYRDELIISSKAGYGMWPGPYGDWGSRKFLVASLNQSLRRMHLEYVDIFYHHRPDPNTPLEETIGALHDIVHSGKALYAGISNYPAELTREAEQIMNSIGTHLLIHQPKYSMFERWIEDGLLRVLREHGMGCIVFSPLAQGLLTDKYLEGIPAGSRASKPTGFLRPEQVTAEKVGKVRRLNEMAKVRGQSLAQMALSWVLRHDEVTTALIGASRVEQIDDAVKALDNLSFSSEELKKIDNILLGK; translated from the coding sequence ATGTACTTGCCAAATGAACATCGTTATGAAAAAATGAAATACAACAGATGCGGGAGAAGCGGGATCGATCTCCCCGCAATTTCTCTGGGGCTCTGGCATAATTTCGGCGGTGTTGATGTGATTGAGAATTCGAGGGCGATGGCGCGAAGAGCGTTTGATCTGGGAATTACGCATTTCGATCTGGCAAACAATTATGGCCCGCCTCCGGGTTCTGCAGAAGAAACGATGGGATACATCTTGAGGCATGATCTCCACGGCTACCGTGACGAGTTGATCATTTCTTCAAAAGCCGGCTATGGAATGTGGCCCGGACCTTACGGCGATTGGGGCTCGAGGAAGTTTCTTGTCGCGAGTTTGAACCAGAGTCTGCGCAGGATGCATTTGGAATACGTCGATATTTTTTATCATCACAGACCCGATCCGAATACTCCGCTCGAAGAAACGATAGGAGCATTGCATGACATCGTACACAGCGGTAAAGCCCTGTATGCCGGGATTTCAAATTACCCGGCAGAGCTGACCAGGGAAGCGGAACAGATAATGAATTCGATAGGAACTCACCTTCTGATACACCAGCCGAAATACAGCATGTTCGAACGCTGGATCGAGGATGGCCTGTTGAGAGTTTTGCGTGAACACGGGATGGGCTGCATTGTCTTTTCGCCGCTTGCACAAGGGCTCCTGACAGACAAATATCTTGAAGGAATTCCTGCAGGTTCCCGGGCATCAAAGCCGACCGGTTTCTTGAGACCGGAGCAGGTCACCGCGGAGAAGGTCGGGAAAGTTCGCAGGCTCAATGAGATGGCAAAGGTCCGCGGGCAGTCTCTCGCTCAGATGGCGCTTTCGTGGGTGCTTCGCCATGATGAAGTAACAACGGCGTTGATCGGCGCAAGCAGAGTTGAACAGATCGATGATGCTGTGAAAGCGCTGGATAATCTATCTTTCAGTTCCGAGGAACTTAAGAAAATTGACAACATCCTTCTCGGGAAATAG
- a CDS encoding c-type cytochrome: MRKFIKIFGAVVGGIAALIIIGLVYFNLSFPKAEPVPNIKVELTSARLARGEYLVRHVAGCFDCHSERDWTKFSGPVIPGTEGEGGEVFDKVTAGVPGTVYAKNITPAGIGGWTDGELIRAITTGVSKDGTALFPIMPYQDFNYMRHEDLYSIVAYLRTIKPVESKIPERHLDFPMNLLVKTIPFGSYNPGRPIDKSDSVIYGEYLTTMASCSGCHTPVDKGEPIKGMDFAGGMDFILPAGIVRSANITPDDETGIGRWTKDEFVKYFKNFSSDSSRNIPVAPNEYNTVMPMTSFAGMTEGDLGDIYSYLRTLRPMHNQVVRFTPKH, encoded by the coding sequence ATGAGAAAATTCATTAAGATTTTCGGGGCGGTAGTCGGAGGAATTGCCGCCCTGATAATAATCGGCCTCGTTTATTTCAATCTGTCGTTCCCCAAGGCCGAGCCCGTACCGAATATCAAAGTTGAACTTACGTCTGCGAGGCTTGCACGAGGTGAATATCTCGTCAGGCATGTCGCAGGTTGCTTCGATTGCCACTCGGAGCGTGACTGGACAAAATTTTCCGGCCCGGTAATTCCTGGAACCGAAGGCGAAGGCGGCGAGGTATTCGATAAGGTTACGGCAGGAGTTCCCGGAACGGTTTACGCGAAGAACATAACTCCGGCGGGAATCGGCGGTTGGACGGACGGCGAATTAATCAGGGCAATAACAACGGGAGTTTCAAAAGATGGAACGGCACTGTTTCCGATAATGCCGTATCAGGATTTTAATTATATGAGACACGAGGACCTTTACTCGATAGTCGCGTACCTCCGCACCATCAAACCTGTCGAGAGTAAAATTCCTGAGCGCCATTTGGATTTCCCGATGAACTTGCTGGTGAAAACGATCCCATTCGGGAGTTATAACCCCGGTCGGCCGATCGACAAGTCCGACTCAGTGATCTACGGAGAATACCTTACGACCATGGCATCATGCAGCGGATGTCACACTCCGGTTGACAAAGGTGAGCCGATAAAAGGGATGGACTTTGCGGGCGGAATGGATTTTATTTTACCTGCAGGAATCGTTCGATCTGCCAATATCACTCCCGATGATGAAACAGGGATCGGGCGATGGACCAAGGATGAGTTTGTTAAGTATTTCAAGAATTTTTCGTCGGACAGTTCGCGCAATATCCCGGTGGCACCGAACGAATACAACACGGTGATGCCGATGACATCGTTTGCCGGGATGACAGAAGGGGATTTGGGCGATATCTACTCTTATTTGAGAACGCTACGACCGATGCACAATCAGGTGGTTCGATTCACTCCGAAACACTGA
- a CDS encoding glycoside hydrolase family 2 TIM barrel-domain containing protein, with amino-acid sequence MNRFLPICVLLFMNLGVAEVPPRIEIPINDNWKFSKGDFPGAQNTNFNDSGWDKACLPHTWNNLDGQDGGNYYRGPGWYRKSLLIAEEYSSKRVFVRFGAAGMIADVYVNGKFVGEHRGGFAAFVFDITDFLIPGRSNFIAVKVDNTSPQTSDKFKIPPLSADFTMDGGLYRTAKLIVTNDVHISLSDYGSPGVYISQNEVSDTSAKISVMAKLANESKKAETVSVRTSVYDAEGNLVSDSTGRTEIPGNSNKDFTNEFKIDKPHLWNGRIDPYLYKVVVSVYRDNELVDRVDQPLGLRYYSVDPEKGFILNGKPYKLHGVALHEDKKDKGRAITGEDRMQEMKYIVDIGATMVRFAHYQYDQEMYRLCDKNGIVVWTEIPIVNQIDSSELFEENAKKQLIELIRQNYNHPSVLFWGIFNEIHNVKGPDPLELIKKLDSLARDEDVTRLTTAASNDEGSANSVTSVLGLNQYFGWYRGKAQDLGEYLDTYHKEHPDRAIGLSEYGGGGSVYQHEENPKQPRPDGPWHPEEYQTYLHEVSWKAIESRPFIWFSTLWNMFDFASDSRREGFQPGINDKGIISQDHETKKDSYYWYKVNWNPEPMVHINSKRFMVRDTSMITVEVYSNAKETELFVNGKSAGKIASGDHRFFWNNVSLNKGSNYVKAVAIIDGKEYFDECWWRYQR; translated from the coding sequence ATGAATAGATTTTTACCGATCTGTGTTCTTCTTTTTATGAACCTTGGAGTTGCAGAAGTTCCGCCAAGAATTGAGATTCCTATCAATGACAATTGGAAGTTTTCGAAGGGCGACTTCCCCGGCGCGCAGAACACAAACTTCAACGATTCCGGTTGGGATAAAGCGTGCTTGCCGCACACATGGAATAATCTTGATGGACAGGACGGCGGCAATTATTATCGCGGTCCCGGTTGGTACCGCAAGAGTCTTCTCATTGCAGAAGAATACTCCAGCAAAAGAGTTTTCGTAAGATTTGGGGCGGCAGGCATGATCGCGGACGTATACGTCAACGGCAAGTTTGTCGGCGAGCATCGTGGCGGCTTCGCGGCTTTTGTCTTTGATATTACCGATTTCTTGATTCCCGGAAGGAGTAATTTCATTGCTGTCAAAGTTGACAACACATCACCCCAAACCTCCGACAAATTCAAGATACCGCCGCTCAGCGCAGACTTCACCATGGACGGCGGGTTGTATCGCACTGCAAAATTGATTGTCACAAATGATGTCCACATCTCATTGTCAGATTACGGATCGCCCGGCGTTTATATCAGTCAGAATGAAGTCTCCGATACTTCGGCAAAAATATCCGTAATGGCGAAGTTAGCCAATGAGTCAAAGAAGGCTGAGACTGTTTCTGTTAGAACATCGGTGTACGATGCTGAAGGTAATCTTGTGTCTGATTCCACCGGAAGGACTGAGATCCCGGGAAACAGCAACAAGGATTTCACGAACGAATTTAAAATTGACAAGCCGCATTTGTGGAACGGGCGAATTGACCCGTATCTCTATAAAGTTGTTGTCTCGGTTTACCGGGATAATGAATTGGTCGACCGGGTCGATCAGCCGCTGGGTCTGCGTTATTACAGTGTCGATCCCGAGAAAGGATTTATTTTAAACGGCAAACCATACAAGTTGCACGGAGTCGCCCTTCACGAAGACAAAAAGGATAAAGGCAGAGCGATCACCGGCGAGGATCGAATGCAGGAGATGAAGTATATCGTCGACATCGGTGCCACCATGGTACGCTTCGCTCATTACCAGTACGATCAGGAAATGTACCGGCTCTGCGACAAAAACGGGATTGTCGTATGGACTGAAATACCCATCGTGAATCAAATCGACAGCTCAGAGTTGTTTGAGGAAAATGCAAAGAAGCAGTTGATTGAACTGATCCGCCAGAATTACAATCATCCCTCCGTTCTTTTCTGGGGGATCTTCAATGAAATACACAATGTGAAAGGTCCCGATCCATTAGAGCTTATAAAAAAACTCGACAGCCTGGCGAGAGATGAAGATGTCACGCGGCTCACTACCGCTGCATCGAACGATGAAGGATCCGCCAATTCCGTAACCAGTGTTTTGGGGTTGAACCAATATTTCGGATGGTATCGCGGCAAAGCCCAGGATCTTGGAGAGTACCTGGACACATATCATAAAGAACATCCCGATCGAGCGATTGGTTTAAGCGAGTACGGCGGCGGTGGAAGTGTTTACCAGCATGAAGAAAATCCGAAGCAGCCTCGCCCGGACGGACCATGGCACCCCGAAGAGTATCAGACATATCTCCACGAAGTGAGCTGGAAAGCAATCGAGTCAAGGCCGTTCATATGGTTTTCCACACTCTGGAATATGTTTGATTTTGCATCCGACTCGAGGAGGGAAGGGTTTCAGCCGGGAATAAATGACAAAGGAATCATCTCACAGGATCATGAAACAAAGAAAGACTCATATTACTGGTACAAAGTAAATTGGAATCCGGAGCCGATGGTCCACATCAACAGCAAGAGGTTCATGGTGAGAGATACGAGCATGATTACCGTCGAGGTTTACTCGAATGCAAAAGAAACGGAGCTGTTCGTGAACGGGAAGTCGGCAGGAAAAATTGCGAGCGGAGATCATCGCTTCTTCTGGAACAACGTCAGCTTGAATAAGGGTTCTAATTACGTGAAGGCTGTTGCAATCATTGACGGGAAAGAATATTTTGACGAGTGCTGGTGGAGATATCAGAGGTGA
- a CDS encoding glycosyl hydrolase family 28-related protein yields MTGIMKKELPAFVLISFVLSSAAFSQRTKTYFSVKDYGATGDGHTTDSKAINAAIIAASDAGGGTVYFPAGDYISGSIRLKSNVTLYLARGSAIIATSDSPQVNYDQAEESVNTIFQDYGHSHWHNALIWGDSIQDVSIIGAGKIYGRGLVKDWVKDSRAADKSISLHECRNVIIRDLTIVHGGWFAILATGVDNLTIDDLKIDTNRDGIDIDCCRNVRVSNCFVNSPHDDALCLKSSYALGYARSTENVTVTNCQVSGYDEGTLLDGTYERVNSEKYGYHPTGRIKFGTESNGGFKNITITNCVFDYCGGLALESVDGAHLEDVTISDITMRDIVNDPIFLRLGARMRGPKGTSIGEIRRIKISDIVVYGADSMHSCTIAGLPGHDIKDVELSNISIYYKGGGTKEQAGREIPEEEEKYPEPGMFGAAPAYGLFVRHASNIQVRDVQFKLLSPDQRPALVFDDVKGIYMNHVTAERTGDAGMVVFKDVSDLGIYQSPGIKDQQVKTIKEETLR; encoded by the coding sequence ATGACGGGGATAATGAAAAAAGAATTACCGGCTTTTGTCCTGATATCATTTGTCCTTTCCTCTGCAGCATTCTCTCAGCGAACAAAAACCTACTTTAGTGTAAAAGATTATGGCGCGACGGGTGACGGACATACAACCGATTCTAAAGCAATCAACGCAGCGATAATTGCCGCGTCAGATGCCGGTGGAGGCACGGTCTATTTTCCTGCCGGAGATTACATTTCGGGATCCATTCGACTGAAAAGCAACGTCACTTTATATCTCGCGCGAGGTTCAGCTATCATAGCGACATCTGACAGCCCGCAGGTTAACTATGACCAGGCGGAGGAGAGTGTTAATACTATTTTCCAGGATTACGGTCACAGCCATTGGCACAACGCGCTGATCTGGGGAGACAGCATCCAAGACGTGTCTATCATTGGGGCGGGAAAAATATACGGCAGAGGTTTGGTCAAAGACTGGGTAAAGGATAGCAGGGCTGCGGACAAGTCGATCAGTCTGCACGAGTGCCGGAACGTCATCATCAGGGACTTGACAATAGTTCATGGCGGATGGTTCGCGATCCTGGCCACGGGTGTCGATAACTTGACGATCGACGATCTCAAGATCGACACCAACAGAGACGGAATAGATATCGACTGCTGTAGAAACGTCAGAGTTTCCAATTGCTTCGTAAATTCACCTCACGACGACGCCCTATGCCTGAAGAGTTCGTATGCACTCGGATATGCACGTTCGACTGAGAACGTCACAGTGACGAATTGCCAGGTGAGCGGCTATGATGAGGGAACACTCCTGGACGGAACCTACGAGCGTGTCAACAGCGAAAAGTATGGATACCATCCGACCGGCAGAATCAAGTTCGGAACCGAGTCGAACGGAGGCTTCAAAAATATTACGATCACCAACTGCGTGTTCGATTACTGCGGAGGATTAGCGCTGGAGAGCGTCGATGGAGCGCACCTTGAAGACGTAACCATCAGCGATATCACAATGAGAGATATAGTCAACGATCCAATTTTCTTGAGGCTCGGTGCACGGATGCGCGGACCCAAAGGGACCTCAATTGGTGAGATAAGAAGAATCAAGATAAGTGACATAGTTGTTTACGGCGCGGATTCCATGCACTCCTGCACAATCGCGGGTCTGCCGGGCCATGATATTAAGGATGTTGAGTTGAGCAACATCAGCATTTACTACAAAGGCGGCGGGACCAAAGAGCAAGCTGGAAGAGAAATCCCGGAGGAGGAAGAGAAATATCCGGAGCCCGGTATGTTCGGCGCGGCACCCGCTTACGGATTGTTCGTCCGCCACGCCTCAAATATCCAAGTGAGAGATGTTCAATTCAAATTGTTGAGTCCGGATCAGCGACCTGCACTTGTTTTTGACGATGTAAAGGGAATCTATATGAACCACGTTACCGCAGAACGAACAGGCGATGCCGGGATGGTTGTTTTCAAAGACGTCTCGGACCTGGGTATATACCAAAGTCCTGGAATAAAAGACCAGCAAGTCAAGACTATTAAAGAAGAAACATTGAGATGA